The following is a genomic window from Micrococcus cohnii.
CGATGGCCGAGGCCGGCACCGCTCCGCGGCTCGAGCTGCTCGACCCGGTCGCCGCGCTGCGGACCATCAGCCGGGACCCGAGCCTGCGCGCGAGCGTCCCCGCCCGTCGGTGGTCCGCCGACGGCACATCCGCTGAGCGGGTCGAGTTGAGCGGGGTGCAGATCTTGGCCGAGTACCGTGCGGCGGCGCGGGCGCACTGTGCTCGCTTCGGCGCCGACGCGGCCACGGACCGTCTGCTGCGGGCCTGGGAGCAGGACCTGGAGGACGCACGAACCGATCCGCTGCGCTTGGCAGACCGCGTCGACTGGGCCGCCAAACTGCGTCTGATGCGCGGCATGATCGACCGCGCCGGAACCGGGTGGGCCGACCCGCGCCTGGCGATGGCCGACCTGCAATACGCGGACCTGAGTACGAGCCGGGGGCTGCACGCCCGTCTGGCGTCCTCGGGGACGGTGCGCGAGCTGGCGGAGCCCGAGCGCATCGCGGCGGCCGTGCAGCGCCCGCCGCGCACCACGCGCGCCTGGCTGCGGGGCAACCTCGTTGCCGCGCACTCGAGCCAGGTCGTGGGCGCCGCGTGGGACTCGCTGCTGCTGCGGCTCGAGCCGCAGGCACCCCTGTGGCGGCTGAGCCTGGCCGAACCGCTGCGCGGTCGAGCAGCCGAGCTGCCCGCGTGGTGGCACGACGACGACCGTGGGCCGCGCCCGAACCCCCGACGACTTCGCGAGGAACTCGAGCGTCTGCTCGCGACGAGGAGGGACTAGGCCCGCGCCGCCGGGGCCATCAGAGACGTTCCCAGGCGGCGACGGGACCGGGGCACAGCCGGAACATCGGGTGCAGCTCGGGCACGTGCTCAGCCTCCCACCGACGGAGCACCTCGGGGCTGCGATCGGCGAGCTTGGCGCGCAGGTGACGCCACTCGTGGTCGCGCTGGCCCGTGGTGGCGTCGATCCGCAGGTGCTCCGCCAGGCCGCCGCCAGGGCCGAGGCCCGCGGGCTGGTCGATCCGGGTGCGGTCGAAGCGGTAACCGCGCGCGGCCGCTTCCTCGGCCAGCCCCGTCAGGAAAGCGCCGACGGACTCGAGCGGGCGCGACTGAGCGCGGAAGCGCTCCAGTTGCGGGTGGGAGCGGTACCCCCGGGTCCGGCC
Proteins encoded in this region:
- a CDS encoding pyrimidine dimer DNA glycosylase/endonuclease V, whose amino-acid sequence is MRLWTLHPRYLDRPGLTGAWREALLAQAVLAGRTRGYRSHPQLERFRAQSRPLESVGAFLTGLAEEAAARGYRFDRTRIDQPAGLGPGGGLAEHLRIDATTGQRDHEWRHLRAKLADRSPEVLRRWEAEHVPELHPMFRLCPGPVAAWERL